A section of the Festucalex cinctus isolate MCC-2025b chromosome 9, RoL_Fcin_1.0, whole genome shotgun sequence genome encodes:
- the rnf212 gene encoding putative E3 SUMO-protein ligase RNF212 — protein sequence MSHWVCCNACFLPPSSERRMALTSCAHIICSVCYHKGKQGKCLICNDKCQVSPLTDQSRPEMKALFSNINSVANKHLSEIIKVQMFQANHAKSLLEHYQKRNEKMEEGWLKMKQEMQQMATKLNEQSAYIAKLEYSLQRLKSSSMSQMSHSSQSLHGQQALQIPFHSPVPLSRHSSSSNIVINMDVDERLNIFQKPSSVHRLSPMSPSHDGRMRKTPHRKSSQVANHSIYSATVRRCPRTPTTPSVPFGQTSTWNSPIFQPSQPFRMYPPP from the exons ATGTCGCACTGGGTCTGCTGCAATGCTTGCTTTCTTCCGCCCTCATCCGAGCGCCGAATGGCCCTCACCTCGTGCGCTCACATCATATGCAGTGTTTGCTACCACAAAG GTAAACAAGGCAAGTGTTTGATCTGCAATGACAAATGTCAAGTGTCTCCGCTCACTGACCAA AGCCGCCCCGAAATGAAGGCCCTTTTCTCCAACATTAACAGCGTGGCAAATAAACATTTGTCAGAGATCATAAAA GTTCAAATGTTCCAGGCCAATCATGCTAAAAGTTTGCTGGAACACTACCAGAAAAGG AATGAGAAAATGGAGGAGGGCTGGCTCAAGATGAAGCAGGAAATGCAGCAGATGGCAAC GAAGCTGAATGAACAGAGTGCCTACATCGCCAAACTGGAATATTCACTTCAACG TTTAAAGTCGTCATCGATGTCCCAGATGAGCCACAGCTCCCAAAGTTTGCATGGACAACAAG CCCTGCAGATCCCGTTCCATTCTCCCGTGCCACTTTCCAGACATTCCTCGTCCAGCAACAT TGTTATCAACATGGACGTGGATGAACGACTGAATATTTTCCAGAAA cCTTCAAGTGTCCACAGATTGTCACCGATGAGTCCTTCACATGACGGACGCATGC GCAAAACTCCTCATCGGAAGTCCAGCCAAGTGGCCAACCACTCCATATACTCGGCCACAGTCAG ACGCTGCCCGAGAACACCGACGACGCCCAGCGTGCCGTTTGGGCAAACGTCTACTTGGAATTCGCCCATCTTCCAACCTTCCCAGCCCTTCAGGATGTACCCTCCTCCTTAA